A single genomic interval of Spirochaetota bacterium harbors:
- a CDS encoding tetratricopeptide repeat protein, giving the protein MNIDKLFSYLGKEDSITPDRLLSVIEEAKTSAEEETILETNLQGSELSTEKAEGLEIEESITSELDYEQSKPEIETRYEDTGVISEEFTQEKDEIEEMLSLFDKPLPTYEEIKNLTIPDFIREAQQQNIAQTKEEAVVPDVPKPVEVQQTFVEPSKVQETIDTVEVSDLLKDFRIGEIEEKQQELSTEDLESILGVSEATTSKEEITIPETSFPLEKGGKEDFGFEFPLEGQTEEKGFEFPQEGGIEEIFSVAGEKGFEFPSESEERIVFGEEPLSEQVESIVKGIESAEEVSFEQPLEEFFEGSTQTVEPEPFDKVTQVSPEERIYSEEFQEKPTRYQKPSQPKQPEYIQEAPPTETKIESISDADAFKAISLLKKYPSDIRRAVKELIENGIISEKQVNELLSFILDSPSNDELRNYLKQIAPFYRFEPVAAGRRVIMAAKKSKTEEALEKVLKRSVIVFVAAGVLAVVGFIVFTTVSRNIYSENLYNRGLNLIDGGYYDEAERLFNRAEEIGGRKIEWYNTYALRYLYNNVPERAVEKLEKALKIWPYDYRTSLNYVEALTRLPTPDFNKALKYSEEFRRVEDNSFRSIDLNAQVYIKMGDYYKSKSYYKDAEILYMKYLKAKDNKHISSLFRLISIYIRLDDKNKVDEIYDYIKKLDEKAVSEQVGIELSRYYIDKNDLARAKNVLFELSTINSKDPDFYYEFARYLFKNENYRESLKNLKISTTLNPKHAKSYVLIGNIEYLLRNKASAIENYKKAIEIDPLQKEAYFKLGDIFYQDNDLPTALGYYLEGLKIGEPESVEYLSSINYNIAKIYYNNGMLTEALKYLSYSYIRNPQNPLLSQFIGNIYLELGKPDLALVQYNKSIEGYLKILEKIPSLNPKLERHKEIASFLIRTYNNQGVAYIQLRGDDNIRNAMLSWWEAKNYAEKINSVYPNAEYNLKLVLHPTMTKLRNFSFDKEIPNSIPDYIKDENDKVMNNSK; this is encoded by the coding sequence ATGAATATTGACAAGCTGTTCTCCTACTTGGGGAAAGAGGATAGCATAACACCTGATAGACTCTTATCTGTTATAGAAGAAGCTAAGACTTCTGCTGAAGAGGAGACAATATTAGAAACAAACCTCCAGGGATCGGAACTATCTACTGAAAAGGCTGAGGGATTAGAAATAGAAGAAAGTATAACATCAGAATTAGACTACGAGCAATCCAAACCAGAAATTGAAACCAGATACGAAGATACAGGTGTTATATCCGAAGAATTTACCCAAGAGAAAGACGAAATAGAAGAGATGTTATCATTATTTGACAAGCCATTACCAACTTACGAAGAGATAAAAAATCTAACAATTCCTGATTTCATAAGAGAAGCACAACAACAAAATATAGCCCAAACCAAAGAGGAAGCAGTAGTTCCTGATGTCCCTAAACCAGTAGAAGTTCAGCAAACCTTCGTTGAACCATCAAAAGTTCAAGAAACCATAGATACAGTAGAAGTCTCTGACTTGCTAAAAGACTTCAGAATAGGTGAGATAGAAGAGAAACAACAAGAACTCTCAACAGAGGATCTTGAGAGTATACTAGGTGTTTCTGAAGCAACAACTTCTAAAGAAGAAATTACTATTCCAGAAACTTCATTCCCTTTAGAGAAGGGGGGAAAAGAAGATTTTGGGTTTGAATTTCCGCTGGAAGGACAAACAGAAGAGAAAGGTTTTGAGTTTCCACAAGAAGGTGGAATAGAAGAAATTTTTAGCGTAGCAGGAGAGAAAGGTTTTGAGTTTCCCTCAGAGAGTGAAGAAAGAATCGTATTTGGAGAGGAACCTTTATCAGAACAGGTTGAAAGCATAGTTAAAGGTATTGAAAGTGCTGAAGAAGTATCATTTGAACAGCCACTGGAAGAGTTCTTTGAAGGATCAACTCAAACTGTGGAACCTGAACCTTTTGATAAAGTCACCCAAGTATCCCCAGAGGAGCGGATATATTCTGAAGAGTTTCAAGAAAAACCAACCAGATATCAAAAACCATCCCAACCCAAACAACCAGAATACATTCAAGAAGCACCACCAACTGAAACAAAGATAGAAAGCATCTCGGACGCCGATGCATTCAAAGCAATCTCTCTACTTAAGAAATATCCAAGTGATATAAGAAGGGCAGTAAAGGAATTGATAGAAAATGGAATTATATCAGAAAAACAGGTAAATGAATTATTGTCCTTTATTTTGGATAGTCCATCTAATGATGAGCTGAGAAATTACCTTAAACAGATAGCACCATTCTATAGGTTTGAGCCAGTTGCCGCCGGGAGAAGAGTTATAATGGCGGCTAAGAAAAGCAAAACTGAAGAAGCACTAGAAAAAGTCCTCAAAAGGTCAGTAATAGTCTTTGTTGCAGCAGGTGTGTTAGCAGTCGTAGGTTTCATAGTATTCACAACAGTATCTAGAAACATATATTCGGAAAACCTATACAACAGGGGACTTAACCTTATAGACGGTGGCTATTACGATGAGGCAGAAAGATTATTTAACAGAGCGGAAGAAATAGGTGGTAGGAAAATAGAATGGTATAATACCTACGCACTTAGGTATCTCTACAACAATGTTCCAGAAAGAGCGGTGGAGAAACTAGAGAAAGCACTGAAGATATGGCCTTATGACTACAGGACAAGTCTAAACTATGTTGAAGCACTCACCAGATTACCAACACCAGATTTCAACAAAGCATTGAAATATTCTGAGGAGTTTAGAAGAGTAGAGGATAATAGTTTTAGAAGTATAGATCTCAATGCTCAAGTTTACATCAAGATGGGAGACTACTACAAGTCAAAGTCATACTACAAAGATGCAGAGATACTGTATATGAAATATCTCAAAGCAAAAGACAATAAACACATATCATCACTATTCAGGTTAATATCAATATACATAAGGCTTGATGATAAAAATAAAGTTGATGAAATATACGACTACATAAAGAAACTAGACGAAAAAGCGGTTTCAGAACAGGTCGGAATAGAACTATCAAGATACTACATTGACAAAAATGACCTTGCAAGAGCAAAGAATGTTTTGTTTGAATTATCAACCATAAACTCCAAAGACCCAGACTTCTATTATGAGTTCGCCAGATACTTATTCAAAAACGAAAATTACAGAGAGTCTCTGAAAAACTTAAAGATATCAACAACTTTAAACCCAAAACACGCAAAATCATATGTCTTAATAGGTAATATTGAGTATCTCTTAAGAAACAAAGCTTCTGCAATAGAGAACTACAAGAAAGCAATAGAGATAGACCCACTTCAGAAAGAGGCATACTTCAAGTTAGGAGATATATTCTACCAAGACAACGACCTACCAACAGCACTTGGATACTACCTTGAAGGACTAAAGATAGGTGAACCAGAGAGTGTAGAATACTTATCATCAATAAACTATAACATAGCCAAGATATACTACAACAACGGAATGCTTACAGAGGCACTGAAGTATCTATCTTACTCATACATAAGAAACCCACAGAACCCGCTACTATCTCAATTCATAGGTAACATATACCTAGAACTTGGCAAACCTGACCTAGCACTAGTTCAATACAACAAGTCAATAGAAGGATACCTTAAGATACTAGAAAAAATACCCTCGCTAAACCCTAAACTTGAAAGACATAAAGAAATAGCATCATTCTTGATAAGAACCTATAATAATCAAGGTGTCGCTTATATACAGTTAAGAGGTGATGACAACATAAGAAATGCTATGTTGAGTTGGTGGGAAGCAAAAAACTACGCGGAAAAGATAAATTCAGTTTACCCAAATGCTGAATACAATCTTAAACTGGTTCTACATCCCACAATGACAAAACTCCGAAACTTCTCGTTTGACAAAGAAATACCAAATTCCATACCAGACTATATTAAGGATGAGAATGATAAAGTAATGAACAACTCAAAATAG
- a CDS encoding TRAM domain-containing protein, with amino-acid sequence MKPKQVVRLFVPIFLLSLIGVVYGLILNNVVPYLVIGIAFGVITFFIERAVTNIKFDIIYSFLGGIAGFYFGTLIDLAFKDIFSSIGYNSQAKPFIQISFAYLGFFTPIFVKGLKPFYAPSLEREISNQDQEVSPFKYKILDTSAVIDGRIAEIAKTGFLDGVIYVPKFVLNEIQMLADSQENVKRNRARRSLDVLNELKEIPHINLKIITRDYENIHKTDEKLLRLAKDINGAIVTNDYNLNKVAKIEGIKILNINDLTVALRQIYLPGEKLTVQVIKEGKERSQGVGYLPDGTMVVLENGKEFIGKEVEVKVTSVLQTSSGRIIFTQLDEALQQVQHTQQKTYQKPIKK; translated from the coding sequence ATGAAGCCAAAACAAGTTGTTAGGTTATTCGTTCCTATATTTTTGCTGTCATTGATAGGAGTAGTTTATGGTCTGATACTGAATAATGTAGTGCCTTATTTGGTTATTGGTATTGCTTTTGGTGTGATAACATTTTTTATTGAGAGAGCGGTTACGAATATTAAGTTTGACATAATATACTCCTTTCTAGGGGGCATAGCGGGGTTTTATTTTGGGACGTTGATTGATTTAGCGTTTAAGGATATATTCTCAAGTATAGGGTACAATTCACAAGCAAAACCGTTTATTCAGATTTCGTTTGCATACCTAGGTTTCTTTACTCCTATATTCGTAAAAGGGTTAAAACCATTTTATGCTCCATCCCTAGAAAGAGAGATTTCCAATCAGGATCAAGAAGTCTCACCTTTTAAATACAAGATCCTTGATACCTCTGCAGTGATAGATGGAAGGATAGCGGAAATAGCGAAAACGGGATTTCTTGATGGAGTGATATATGTTCCTAAATTTGTCCTAAATGAGATACAGATGTTAGCAGACTCGCAAGAGAATGTCAAGAGAAATAGAGCCAGACGCAGTCTTGATGTTCTAAATGAACTCAAGGAAATACCTCACATAAACCTTAAAATTATAACAAGAGACTATGAGAATATACATAAGACTGATGAGAAGTTACTGAGATTGGCAAAGGATATAAATGGTGCTATAGTAACAAATGATTATAATCTTAACAAAGTAGCGAAAATAGAAGGTATAAAGATCCTTAACATAAACGACCTCACGGTAGCGTTAAGACAGATATACTTACCTGGAGAGAAACTAACTGTTCAGGTCATAAAAGAAGGGAAAGAAAGATCACAGGGTGTTGGATATTTACCTGATGGAACTATGGTTGTGCTAGAAAATGGTAAGGAATTCATCGGCAAGGAAGTAGAAGTAAAGGTCACGAGTGTATTACAAACATCTTCGGGTAGGATTATATTCACTCAACTTGACGAAGCCTTACAACAAGTTCAACATACTCAACAAAAAACATACCAAAAGCCTATCAAGAAGTAA
- the fabF gene encoding beta-ketoacyl-ACP synthase II, producing MRRRIVVTGLGVITSLGLDVDEYFNNLVNGKSGISRLEVEDLDQDSPSKIGGQVKNFDPEAVIDKKVVRRTDRYTHFGIYASQKAIEDSGLLNYSGLDKERVGVIIGSGIGGGLQFYNNSIKFFQEGRRKVNPNFISMSIADTASGYVSIQYGFRGPNYTAVSACASANHSIIASIMHILLGDADVMITGGSEAALNGLCIAGFTQIDALSSRNDEPEKASRPFDKNRDGFVISEGAGILVLESLDHAMKRGAKIYAEITGYGVSGDAYHHVAPCTDGSGAAIAMRNALKSAGISPTDVQLINSHGTSTPLGDKAEVEAIKTVFGEHAYKLKVNSTKSMIGHTLGAAGGVEAVAVVKMLETGKIHPTINQEERDPECDLDFVPNKAIELDVEYAISNSFGFGGHNASVVFKKWRGN from the coding sequence ATGAGAAGAAGAATTGTAGTTACTGGTCTAGGAGTTATAACCAGCTTAGGGCTTGATGTTGATGAATACTTCAATAACCTTGTTAACGGAAAATCAGGCATATCTAGACTGGAAGTAGAAGATCTGGACCAAGACTCACCATCCAAGATAGGAGGACAAGTTAAAAACTTTGACCCAGAGGCAGTGATTGATAAAAAAGTTGTTAGAAGAACTGATAGATACACACACTTTGGTATTTACGCCTCACAAAAGGCTATTGAAGATTCAGGACTTCTTAACTATTCTGGACTTGACAAGGAACGGGTAGGTGTGATAATAGGTTCAGGTATAGGTGGTGGATTACAATTCTACAATAACTCTATAAAGTTCTTTCAGGAAGGTAGAAGAAAAGTAAATCCTAATTTTATCTCAATGTCAATAGCCGATACTGCATCAGGATATGTTTCAATACAGTATGGTTTTAGAGGACCTAACTACACTGCCGTCTCGGCATGTGCTTCTGCAAATCACTCAATAATAGCATCAATAATGCATATACTACTTGGTGATGCAGATGTTATGATAACAGGAGGTTCAGAAGCGGCTTTAAATGGCTTATGTATAGCAGGTTTTACACAGATAGATGCTCTATCCTCAAGAAACGATGAACCTGAAAAGGCATCAAGACCTTTTGATAAAAATAGGGATGGCTTTGTTATCTCCGAAGGTGCTGGGATACTAGTCTTAGAGTCGCTTGACCATGCCATGAAAAGAGGTGCTAAAATATACGCAGAGATTACTGGATACGGGGTAAGTGGAGATGCTTACCATCATGTAGCACCTTGCACTGACGGATCAGGTGCGGCAATAGCAATGAGAAATGCTCTAAAGTCAGCAGGAATCTCTCCTACCGATGTTCAACTGATAAACTCTCACGGAACCTCAACTCCGCTAGGTGATAAAGCAGAAGTTGAAGCAATAAAGACCGTATTCGGCGAACACGCATACAAGTTGAAAGTTAATTCTACCAAATCAATGATAGGACACACTCTCGGAGCGGCAGGCGGTGTTGAAGCAGTCGCAGTTGTGAAGATGCTTGAAACTGGTAAAATCCATCCAACTATAAACCAAGAAGAGAGAGACCCCGAATGCGACCTTGACTTTGTGCCAAATAAAGCAATAGAACTTGATGTGGAATATGCTATTTCAAACTCCTTTGGTTTCGGAGGACATAACGCTTCAGTAGTATTCAAAAAATGGAGAGGTAATTAA
- a CDS encoding RNA polymerase sigma factor produces the protein MEDEKEAELIYRVICGDENAFNELYSKYSKMLIGFVYKYTRDTDMTIDIVQETFIRFLENIKNYSPRGSFKSFIFTTALNIIRDRKRKEKRDRKLLEDISFNTSTIDDSNAVREDIMNIIDNLPDRDKEILIFRLEGYKIEEIANIEKCSTRTVKRVLKRVINYIRDKLKGGKLYE, from the coding sequence ATGGAAGATGAAAAAGAAGCAGAATTAATATACAGAGTTATATGTGGAGATGAAAACGCTTTCAACGAACTCTATTCCAAATACAGTAAAATGCTTATAGGTTTCGTTTATAAATACACAAGAGACACTGACATGACGATAGACATAGTCCAGGAGACATTTATAAGGTTTCTTGAAAACATAAAAAACTACTCACCTAGAGGCAGTTTCAAAAGTTTCATTTTCACTACCGCACTCAACATAATAAGGGATAGGAAGCGAAAAGAAAAAAGAGATAGAAAATTGTTAGAAGACATATCCTTTAATACTTCCACGATAGACGACAGTAACGCAGTTAGAGAGGACATCATGAATATCATTGACAATTTACCTGATAGAGACAAAGAAATACTAATCTTTAGGTTAGAAGGTTACAAGATAGAAGAGATTGCCAATATTGAAAAATGTAGCACTAGAACAGTAAAAAGAGTATTAAAGAGAGTCATCAACTATATAAGAGATAAACTTAAAGGAGGGAAATTGTATGAGTAG
- a CDS encoding N-acetyltransferase, whose translation MIEVKVCNSVKDFIKIPFYVQGNDPNWVPPLIMDIKKKLDKKRSSFLKHNEAEFFIAYKDGKPVGRIAGIVNNIHNSRYNKTDGFFGFFDSVNDQEVANKLFDTVVSWLKSRGMNTIYGPANYSTNDEWGLLVEGFDSPPFIMMPHNPEYYKTLIENYGFKKAKDLYAWYYDPTLPVDERLSNLMERVLKRGKFKVRYIDMKNLKEEVDKIIDIYHDSWSENFFFIPLTEEEKKEISEFLSSIAYPDMVIIIDTEDGESVAFSVAVHNLNEVLIKYKTPNIGILYIKQLLSLAYRLYIKPRNKFNTARLLLAGVKKKYRGLGLDLVLYMMTYRNANKRGYKYGELSWTLEDNRMINEGIEKMGGRIHKIYRVYYKEI comes from the coding sequence ATGATTGAGGTTAAGGTGTGCAATAGTGTCAAGGATTTTATAAAAATACCATTTTATGTGCAGGGTAATGACCCTAACTGGGTTCCCCCTCTTATTATGGATATCAAGAAAAAGTTAGACAAAAAAAGATCGTCATTCCTGAAACACAACGAAGCCGAGTTTTTCATAGCATACAAGGATGGTAAGCCTGTTGGTAGAATAGCAGGTATTGTTAACAACATACATAACTCACGATACAACAAAACCGATGGATTTTTTGGTTTCTTTGATAGTGTGAATGATCAGGAGGTTGCGAATAAGTTGTTTGATACTGTTGTATCTTGGCTCAAGAGTAGGGGGATGAATACAATCTATGGACCTGCAAACTACTCAACCAACGATGAATGGGGGCTACTTGTTGAAGGGTTTGACTCACCTCCGTTTATTATGATGCCGCATAACCCAGAATACTACAAGACACTTATTGAGAACTACGGGTTTAAAAAAGCGAAAGATCTGTATGCTTGGTATTACGACCCAACGTTGCCTGTTGATGAAAGGCTTTCAAACCTTATGGAGAGAGTCCTGAAGCGCGGTAAGTTCAAAGTTAGATATATTGATATGAAGAACCTGAAGGAGGAGGTTGATAAGATAATTGATATATACCACGACAGCTGGTCTGAAAACTTTTTCTTCATTCCACTTACCGAAGAAGAAAAGAAGGAAATCTCGGAGTTTTTATCCTCAATAGCGTATCCTGATATGGTTATCATAATAGATACTGAAGATGGTGAGTCTGTAGCGTTTTCAGTTGCAGTTCATAACCTGAATGAGGTTTTAATAAAATATAAGACTCCGAATATAGGTATCCTTTACATTAAGCAACTACTATCACTCGCCTATAGGTTATATATCAAGCCTAGAAATAAATTCAATACTGCTAGGTTGCTTCTGGCTGGGGTCAAGAAGAAGTATAGGGGATTAGGTCTGGATCTTGTTCTTTACATGATGACATATAGAAATGCTAACAAGAGAGGTTATAAGTATGGAGAGTTATCTTGGACGCTTGAGGATAACAGGATGATCAACGAAGGTATAGAGAAGATGGGTGGTAGAATACACAAGATATACAGGGTTTATTACAAAGAGATTTAG
- the metW gene encoding methionine biosynthesis protein MetW: MEIRRDLKIISDIIEPRTRVLDLGCGEGDLLLYLKQTKNIHGFGIEIDTEEVIQCLAKGLNVIHYDINKGLSFIDDNSFDYVVLSKTIQQLKSPGKLLEEVLRISKKAIISFPNFGNIKVRTYLLLKGQMPVTSELPYSWFDTPNIHLFTLKDFINLCKVKNIKIEKLIPITKIGRRGFIMKILPNILSDEVIMVVSRKDE; encoded by the coding sequence ATGGAGATAAGAAGAGATTTAAAGATAATATCGGACATAATAGAACCGAGAACAAGAGTTTTGGACTTAGGATGTGGTGAAGGTGATCTACTACTCTATTTAAAGCAAACAAAGAACATTCACGGTTTTGGTATAGAGATTGACACTGAAGAAGTTATACAATGCCTAGCAAAGGGTTTGAATGTGATACACTATGATATAAACAAGGGACTTTCGTTTATTGACGATAACTCGTTTGATTATGTTGTGTTGAGTAAGACGATACAGCAACTCAAGTCTCCCGGAAAACTGCTTGAAGAGGTTTTAAGGATATCCAAGAAAGCCATAATAAGTTTTCCAAACTTCGGAAATATAAAGGTGAGAACCTATTTGCTACTCAAAGGACAGATGCCGGTTACATCAGAACTACCTTACTCGTGGTTTGATACACCAAATATACACCTTTTTACACTCAAAGACTTCATTAACCTGTGTAAAGTCAAGAATATAAAAATAGAAAAGTTGATACCTATTACAAAAATAGGTAGGAGAGGCTTTATTATGAAGATACTTCCTAACATACTGTCAGATGAGGTTATAATGGTGGTTTCAAGGAAGGATGAGTAG
- a CDS encoding homoserine O-acetyltransferase, translated as MKRYKIFRKTRLGVDVEEKTEGETVGLTKTNIVKLFPEGLKLESGETLPGPIDVAYETYGVLNDRKDNVILVCHALSGSAHAAGYMREVEDGVLDGNTEGWWEDVIGPNKGIDTKKYFVVCSNFLGSCYGTTGPTSINPKTGEVYGLSFPVITIGDMVRVQRELMRYLGIEKIVSVVGGSMGGMQALEWSLMYPDMVKSAIVIAATANCSAQNIAFDAVGRNAIISDPNWVSGEYMKKNTFPSKGLSIARMIGHITYLSGESMDKKFGRKFINGKTYDVDEFEFEVESYLGYQGEKFVQRFDANSYLYITKAMDYFDLPQKYGDGDLKKAFLDAKAKYLFISFSSDWLFPPSESLEMVSALLAINKDVSYINIDSIHGHDSFLVDTEVESRVIRSFVDAVYSESSVGVL; from the coding sequence ATGAAGAGATACAAGATATTTAGAAAAACGCGTCTGGGTGTTGATGTTGAAGAGAAGACAGAAGGGGAGACAGTTGGATTAACAAAGACGAATATAGTCAAACTATTTCCTGAAGGTTTGAAACTGGAATCTGGGGAGACGCTACCTGGTCCTATTGATGTTGCTTATGAAACCTATGGTGTTTTAAATGACAGGAAGGATAATGTTATTCTTGTTTGTCATGCGCTTTCGGGGTCTGCTCACGCTGCTGGGTATATGAGAGAGGTTGAGGATGGTGTTTTGGATGGCAACACAGAAGGTTGGTGGGAGGATGTTATAGGGCCTAACAAAGGTATTGATACCAAAAAGTATTTTGTTGTATGTTCTAACTTCTTGGGAAGTTGCTATGGAACTACAGGTCCTACTTCTATAAATCCTAAAACTGGTGAGGTTTACGGTTTATCCTTTCCTGTTATAACGATAGGTGATATGGTTAGAGTTCAAAGAGAACTGATGAGATATTTAGGAATAGAAAAGATTGTTTCGGTGGTTGGTGGGTCAATGGGAGGTATGCAGGCTCTTGAGTGGTCGCTTATGTATCCTGATATGGTTAAAAGTGCGATAGTTATTGCCGCTACGGCAAATTGCTCGGCTCAAAACATAGCGTTTGACGCCGTTGGTAGGAACGCAATAATATCAGACCCTAACTGGGTTTCCGGTGAGTATATGAAGAAGAATACCTTTCCATCCAAAGGTTTAAGCATAGCAAGAATGATAGGACACATAACTTACCTAAGCGGTGAGTCTATGGATAAGAAGTTTGGAAGAAAGTTCATAAACGGTAAAACCTATGATGTTGATGAGTTTGAATTTGAGGTTGAGAGTTATCTCGGGTATCAAGGTGAGAAGTTTGTTCAAAGGTTTGATGCTAATTCATATCTCTACATAACCAAAGCGATGGACTACTTTGACTTACCGCAAAAATATGGAGATGGAGACTTGAAGAAAGCATTTCTAGATGCTAAGGCTAAATATCTTTTCATATCCTTCTCGTCCGATTGGCTCTTTCCACCATCTGAATCTCTTGAGATGGTATCTGCTTTGTTGGCAATCAATAAAGATGTATCATACATAAACATAGACTCCATACATGGTCACGATTCGTTCCTAGTTGATACTGAGGTTGAGAGTAGGGTTATAAGGTCATTCGTAGATGCAGTCTATAGTGAAAGTAGTGTTGGTGTTCTGTAA
- the hemW gene encoding radical SAM family heme chaperone HemW codes for MSDYIGVYIHIPFCRRRCIYCDFTVIDTNNKVVPNLFETYTNCLNTEISLRFNHIQNVRNIKDIKTLYLGGGTPSFIGTEFLKDILENVYRFVSPSQLVETTIEVNPEDVSYEFSKFLVDYGISRVSLGIQSMDDECLKMLSRRNSREMNERAIKTLQDSGIENINCDVIFGIPNSQSSQVIRTLEELVRFDIKHISAYSLTVEEYTPLHLMVSRNIITTKEDVDKEFIEIHSFLTSSGFEHYEISNYSKIGYESKHNLLYWNRNEYIGLGLGAWGFIENRRYQNEFRFRLYKDKLEMGELPTIFGENIDNHKSFEEIVMLGFRTRDGIKLDETRKHLDAFSFNKFLKEIKKFEGEFLEVRDGRVIPTIKGWLFSDYIVSSLISVV; via the coding sequence ATGTCAGATTACATAGGAGTTTATATTCACATTCCGTTCTGTAGAAGAAGGTGTATATATTGCGATTTTACAGTAATTGACACTAACAACAAAGTGGTGCCTAACCTGTTTGAAACTTATACTAACTGCCTAAATACAGAGATCAGTCTTCGTTTTAATCATATCCAGAATGTTAGAAATATAAAGGATATTAAAACACTATACCTAGGAGGGGGAACTCCTTCTTTTATAGGAACTGAATTTTTGAAGGATATACTTGAGAATGTGTATAGGTTTGTATCTCCTTCACAGTTAGTTGAGACTACAATTGAGGTAAATCCTGAGGATGTTAGTTATGAGTTTTCAAAATTCCTTGTGGATTATGGGATAAGTAGGGTCAGTTTAGGGATACAGAGTATGGATGATGAATGTCTTAAGATGTTGTCTCGCAGGAATTCAAGGGAAATGAATGAAAGAGCGATAAAGACTTTACAGGATAGCGGAATTGAGAACATAAACTGTGATGTAATATTTGGTATCCCGAATTCGCAATCTAGTCAAGTAATACGGACATTGGAAGAACTTGTGAGGTTTGATATTAAGCATATATCGGCATATAGCCTTACAGTAGAGGAATACACGCCACTACATCTGATGGTTAGTAGAAACATAATAACTACTAAAGAAGATGTTGATAAAGAATTTATTGAAATTCATAGCTTTCTTACTTCAAGTGGGTTTGAACATTATGAAATATCAAACTACTCCAAAATAGGATACGAATCAAAGCATAATCTATTATACTGGAACAGGAATGAGTATATAGGTCTAGGACTGGGTGCTTGGGGTTTTATAGAAAATAGAAGGTATCAGAATGAGTTTAGGTTTAGGCTTTACAAGGATAAACTTGAGATGGGAGAATTACCAACGATTTTTGGAGAGAACATAGATAACCATAAATCGTTTGAGGAGATTGTAATGTTGGGTTTCAGAACGAGAGATGGGATTAAATTAGATGAAACTAGAAAACATCTTGATGCTTTTTCATTCAACAAATTTCTTAAAGAAATCAAGAAGTTTGAAGGAGAGTTTTTGGAAGTAAGAGATGGGAGGGTGATACCTACTATCAAAGGATGGCTATTCTCTGATTATATAGTCTCCAGTCTTATTAGTGTAGTCTGA